Proteins encoded together in one Candidatus Aminicenantes bacterium window:
- a CDS encoding electron transfer flavoprotein subunit alpha/FixB family protein: MEHSGVWILAEQSAGRVQRISHELLTRGRLLSDKRSTDLTAVILGHRISAEDLEELIERGADRVLAMEAPELEYFLPEPYAACLACLLQERKPEIMIAGATTTGRTLMPYVAVKVGAGLTADCTVLDIEEETGNLLQTRPAIGGNIMATIKTPDHRPQMATVRSRSAQPAPRRAGRQGEITRLPAPTPLLASRVKRVGFKAAAEEHGLADAEVIVTVGRGIKKGENIRIVNGLVEKWDAALGATRDVVDRGWLSYPHQIGLSGKTVTPKLYVAVGVSGSIQHLAGMQTSETIVAVNTDPEAQIFRVADFGIVGDLFEVVPALTAKLQELKGTK; encoded by the coding sequence ATGGAACACAGCGGAGTGTGGATCTTGGCCGAGCAGTCGGCCGGCCGGGTGCAGCGGATCAGCCATGAGCTGTTGACCCGGGGACGCCTGCTGTCCGATAAGCGAAGCACGGATCTGACCGCAGTGATTCTGGGCCATCGGATCAGCGCCGAAGACCTGGAAGAGCTGATCGAGCGCGGGGCGGACCGGGTCCTGGCCATGGAAGCCCCCGAGCTCGAGTATTTCCTGCCCGAGCCCTACGCCGCCTGCCTGGCTTGCCTCCTTCAGGAGCGGAAACCCGAAATCATGATCGCGGGCGCGACAACCACGGGCCGGACGCTCATGCCCTACGTCGCCGTCAAGGTCGGCGCCGGGTTGACGGCGGACTGCACGGTCCTGGATATTGAAGAAGAAACGGGAAACCTCCTCCAGACCCGGCCGGCTATCGGTGGAAACATCATGGCCACCATCAAGACCCCCGATCACCGGCCCCAGATGGCCACGGTCCGGTCCCGTTCGGCCCAACCAGCTCCCCGCCGGGCCGGGCGCCAGGGGGAGATCACCCGGCTTCCGGCGCCGACGCCGCTGCTGGCAAGCCGGGTGAAGCGCGTCGGCTTCAAAGCCGCCGCCGAAGAGCACGGGCTGGCGGATGCGGAAGTGATCGTCACCGTGGGCCGGGGGATCAAAAAGGGAGAAAATATCCGGATCGTGAACGGGCTTGTGGAGAAGTGGGATGCCGCCCTGGGCGCGACCCGGGACGTGGTCGACCGGGGCTGGCTGAGCTATCCTCACCAGATCGGCTTGAGCGGCAAGACGGTGACGCCCAAATTATACGTCGCCGTCGGCGTCTCGGGGTCCATCCAGCATCTGGCCGGGATGCAGACCTCGGAAACCATCGTGGCCGTGAATACCGATCCGGAGGCCCAGATCTTCCGAGTGGCCGATTTTGGGATCGTCGGCGACCTCTTTGAAGTCGTGCCGGCGCTGACCGCGAAGCTGCAGGAGCTGAAAGGGACGAAGTAG
- a CDS encoding electron transfer flavoprotein subunit beta/FixA family protein — MRIIVPIKQVPETTAVKMDEATGTMIREGVEGIINPLDLYAIEAAILLREQYGGEVIALSMGPAKAATALKEAIAMGIDRAVLLSHRAFAGSDTWATSFALATAIRKMGTDIPDGDDYSFDLILCGERATDGDTGQVGPGIASFLNLPVASYVSKIEAVEGRICRVRRLVEEGYEILEVRMPAVLTVVKEAANPRLPTLRGKQKAKKADIPIWGPDELQIPSDKIGLKGSPTRVVKIFHPKITRQGQKIPAGDEQAISSAVDQLIQFLRQKDLV; from the coding sequence ATGAGGATCATCGTTCCGATCAAACAGGTGCCGGAAACTACCGCGGTGAAGATGGACGAAGCCACGGGAACCATGATCCGCGAGGGGGTGGAGGGGATCATCAACCCCCTGGATCTGTATGCCATCGAGGCCGCCATCCTCCTGCGGGAGCAGTACGGAGGCGAGGTCATCGCCCTGTCCATGGGCCCGGCCAAGGCCGCGACCGCCCTGAAAGAAGCCATCGCCATGGGCATCGACCGGGCTGTCTTGCTGTCCCACAGGGCGTTTGCCGGCAGCGACACCTGGGCGACGAGCTTCGCCCTGGCGACGGCCATCCGGAAGATGGGCACCGACATCCCCGACGGAGACGATTATAGCTTCGACCTGATCCTGTGCGGAGAGAGGGCGACGGACGGGGATACCGGCCAGGTGGGGCCCGGGATCGCCTCCTTCTTGAACCTTCCCGTGGCTTCCTATGTCAGCAAGATCGAAGCGGTGGAGGGCCGGATCTGCCGGGTCCGGCGCTTGGTGGAAGAAGGGTACGAGATTCTCGAAGTCCGGATGCCAGCGGTTTTGACGGTGGTGAAAGAAGCGGCTAATCCGCGCCTGCCTACGCTCCGGGGAAAACAGAAGGCCAAGAAAGCGGACATCCCCATCTGGGGCCCGGACGAGCTCCAAATCCCGAGCGACAAGATCGGGCTCAAAGGCTCCCCCACCCGGGTAGTCAAGATATTCCATCCCAAGATCACCCGGCAGGGGCAGAAAATCCCGGCCGGCGACGAGCAGGCCATTTCGTCGGCCGTGGATCAGCTCATCCAATTTTTGCGGCAGAAGGACCTGGTGTAA
- a CDS encoding polysaccharide deacetylase family protein, whose translation MRAQSVAFTFDDGPQLRETPRLDAAARNAAMLDALKRHHVKAALFVTLNRGADRPQGLALARAWGEAGQFIANHTVTHPDLNAAETSLPMYQAEILACDSVIRALPGYRPWFRFTFLREGDTPEKRDGMRTFLKAHGLRNAYVSLDTSDWRLNAALEETLQARPDASLAPFRAAYLAHLRQRAEAYRDLSRRLFGRDIPQILLLHHNLINALFLDDAIRLFQDMGWSITDPDAAYRDFAYTLEPQRPAPGQSLLLSAARSLGYRPEGWERLVDDGDAEIDALRGLGVLPKRQE comes from the coding sequence ATGAGGGCCCAATCGGTCGCCTTCACCTTCGACGACGGTCCTCAACTGCGGGAGACTCCGCGATTGGACGCCGCGGCGCGCAACGCGGCGATGCTCGACGCGCTGAAGCGCCATCACGTCAAAGCGGCGCTCTTCGTGACGCTGAACCGCGGAGCGGACCGGCCGCAGGGGCTGGCTCTCGCGCGCGCCTGGGGCGAAGCCGGGCAGTTCATCGCCAACCACACCGTGACTCATCCCGATCTCAACGCCGCGGAGACAAGCCTGCCGATGTATCAAGCCGAGATTTTGGCTTGCGACTCCGTGATCCGTGCCCTGCCGGGCTATCGGCCGTGGTTCCGCTTCACCTTCCTGCGGGAGGGCGATACGCCCGAAAAGCGCGACGGCATGCGGACGTTCCTGAAAGCGCACGGCTTGCGCAACGCCTATGTCAGCCTGGATACGTCCGACTGGCGGCTCAATGCCGCCCTCGAAGAGACCCTGCAGGCGCGGCCCGACGCGAGCCTCGCCCCTTTTCGCGCCGCTTACTTGGCCCACCTGCGCCAGCGGGCCGAAGCCTACCGGGATCTGTCGCGCCGCCTCTTCGGCCGCGACATCCCGCAGATCCTTCTGCTCCACCACAATCTGATCAACGCTCTCTTTTTGGATGATGCGATTCGGCTGTTCCAGGACATGGGCTGGAGTATCACCGATCCCGACGCTGCCTATCGCGATTTCGCGTATACCCTCGAGCCGCAACGGCCTGCGCCCGGGCAGAGCCTGTTGCTTTCGGCCGCCCGAAGCTTGGGCTACAGACCGGAAGGTTGGGAGCGGTTGGTGGATGACGGCGATGCCGAAATTGATGCCTTGCGTGGTTTGGGGGTCTTGCCGAAGCGCCAAGAATAG
- a CDS encoding AAA family ATPase produces MVVGVPAGGKSSLARALAGQIANSAYLSKDLIETPFTDSERVAGDIYAMIRGPAFRILVAFADTQLALGKIPIIDAPFSINHWRNDAYRDWVPPFKTAAEKHLARLAIIRCIPPSEEILKERIADRIRRNESKWDQWKLDHWPEFMKREPFRFPIAHDDVIEFISDERAAERTKDVLVHFLRAEEITAGEWPPR; encoded by the coding sequence CTGGTCGTCGGCGTTCCGGCCGGCGGCAAGTCATCCCTGGCCCGGGCCTTGGCCGGACAAATAGCGAATTCGGCGTACCTCTCGAAGGATTTGATTGAGACGCCCTTCACCGACTCGGAACGAGTCGCCGGCGACATCTACGCGATGATCCGGGGGCCCGCTTTCAGGATCTTGGTCGCTTTCGCGGATACTCAACTGGCCCTCGGCAAAATCCCGATCATCGACGCCCCCTTCTCCATCAATCACTGGAGAAACGACGCATACCGGGATTGGGTTCCGCCCTTCAAGACGGCGGCCGAAAAGCATCTAGCCAGGCTGGCCATCATCCGCTGCATTCCCCCAAGCGAAGAAATTTTAAAAGAGCGGATCGCAGACCGAATCCGACGAAACGAATCGAAATGGGACCAATGGAAGCTCGACCATTGGCCGGAATTCATGAAGCGGGAACCTTTTCGCTTCCCCATCGCCCACGACGACGTTATCGAATTCATCAGCGACGAACGCGCGGCGGAACGAACGAAAGACGTCCTCGTCCATTTCCTGAGGGCCGAAGAGATCACAGCCGGAGAATGGCCGCCCCGCTGA
- a CDS encoding caspase family protein, with protein MPMKNSFPVLFGLLSLSVVGFAAAAQPPQLVVQTGHAARVNSIAFSPDSRVIASGSDDLTIKLWDAATGKQLRSLAGHTDGVRSVAFSPDGKVVASGSGDITIKMWDAATGRQLRSLKAATSIDSVIFSPDGKRLASCGAQAVQLWDAATGAPLRSFGEPTDSIGSMAFSPDWKVIVSGDNYDSWVKLWDVATGKPLGTLEGYRNGAGSTVAFSPDGKVIASYNSVLKTIKLRDAATGKQLRLIASAVGSIVFSPDGKALAGGGFVDGTVKLWDAATGEPLRSMAGDASFVALAVAYSPDGKVIAGGGEDGSIRLWDAATGRRRLSLTRHAWGVNSVASSPDGRVMAGGSQDGTVKLWDAATGSRLRSLEGHGWWVSSVAFSPDGKMIASGSADKTIRLWDAATGDPLRSLTGHTYTVWSVAFSPDGKTIASCSLDGTIRLWDIATGKQLFSVEDHSDSIAFRPDGKTLVSGGGVDDIITIWDAATGRPLRFLEGDSSCAGAAVACSPDGKVIASGGYDTIKLWDAATGLPLRPLEGHAGPNVKSIAFSPDGKVIAGGSYETIKLWDAATGKPLRALAGHTNWINSVAFSPDGKVLLSGSADATMKLWRTDADTPLATLISLDQEDWVVVTPDNRFDTKSLENMEGLHWVMPDAPFTPLPLEIFMRDYYEPRLLPRLLKCSETIDFEREFKPVRDISTLNRVQPPVKIARVSASDAEGYVNVTVEVGPGEDPPPGSGRESLAATGVYDVRLFRDGQMVGGWPRDGAEKLLQRASEDVRATEALTGEERFLEELHDWQQATEVKPGRAVKTDPRTGMMTLPPLRVKLPREKDVSSIEFSAYGFNEDRVKSRTAKWAWPDDETAKLPKAQPVQPRAYIIAVGVNAYENQDFDLEFTAADARRVSDVIGARLTATGRYEAVIPVTLISDYETRESRRIVTEKQATKDKFHAVLKLLAGRKVDGRMLTGIKNADRLRQATPDDLVLIMYSSHGYADRAGRFYFIPYDTGPGTGKVFTASVRRHSISSDELSLWLQDVDAGEMVLIVDACHSAAAIEGGDFKPGPMGSRGLGQLSYDKGMKILTATQADNVALESTLIKQGLLTYALVRDGIEARQADYKPKDSVINIGEWLSYGVDRVPKLYEELRAGKIQDFGVSAGGQTKIVVAGSSGKSRGKALEEVAAEAKAQQPSLFDFTRRRREVALVK; from the coding sequence ATGCCGATGAAGAACAGCTTCCCAGTCTTGTTTGGACTCCTGTCTCTGTCTGTCGTCGGCTTCGCCGCCGCCGCGCAGCCGCCGCAGCTGGTGGTCCAGACCGGTCACGCCGCCCGGGTCAATTCGATCGCCTTCAGTCCCGACAGCCGGGTGATTGCGAGCGGCAGCGACGACCTGACGATCAAGCTGTGGGACGCGGCGACGGGCAAGCAGCTGCGCTCCCTGGCCGGTCATACCGACGGGGTCAGATCCGTCGCCTTCAGCCCCGATGGGAAAGTCGTGGCCAGCGGCAGCGGGGATATTACGATCAAGATGTGGGACGCGGCGACGGGCCGGCAGCTGCGCTCTCTTAAGGCCGCGACTTCGATCGATTCGGTCATTTTCAGCCCCGACGGGAAGAGGCTGGCCAGTTGTGGAGCCCAAGCGGTCCAGCTGTGGGACGCCGCGACCGGCGCGCCGTTGCGCTCCTTCGGTGAGCCGACGGACTCGATCGGGTCGATGGCCTTCAGCCCCGACTGGAAAGTGATCGTCAGCGGAGACAACTACGACAGCTGGGTCAAGCTGTGGGACGTCGCGACCGGCAAGCCGCTGGGCACTCTTGAAGGCTATAGGAATGGAGCCGGATCGACCGTCGCCTTCAGCCCCGACGGGAAAGTGATTGCAAGCTACAACTCTGTCCTCAAAACGATCAAGCTGCGCGACGCGGCGACGGGGAAACAATTGCGCCTCATCGCCTCCGCGGTCGGGTCCATCGTTTTCAGTCCCGACGGGAAAGCTCTCGCCGGCGGAGGCTTCGTTGACGGGACCGTCAAGCTGTGGGACGCGGCGACAGGCGAGCCGCTTCGTTCTATGGCCGGCGATGCCTCTTTTGTGGCTTTAGCCGTGGCCTACAGCCCCGACGGGAAAGTGATCGCGGGCGGCGGCGAAGACGGAAGCATCCGGCTCTGGGACGCCGCAACCGGCCGCCGGCGTCTCTCCCTCACCCGACACGCCTGGGGGGTCAATTCGGTGGCTTCGAGTCCGGATGGGAGGGTCATGGCCGGCGGCAGCCAAGACGGGACCGTCAAGCTGTGGGACGCCGCGACCGGCAGCCGATTGCGCTCCCTTGAAGGTCACGGCTGGTGGGTCAGTTCCGTCGCCTTCAGCCCTGACGGGAAAATGATCGCCAGCGGAAGCGCCGACAAGACGATCAGGCTTTGGGACGCCGCAACCGGCGATCCGTTACGCTCGCTCACCGGCCATACGTACACGGTCTGGTCGGTCGCCTTCAGTCCCGACGGGAAAACGATCGCCAGCTGCAGCTTGGACGGCACGATCAGGCTGTGGGATATCGCGACCGGGAAACAGCTCTTCTCGGTCGAGGATCATTCCGACTCCATCGCCTTCCGTCCCGACGGGAAGACGCTCGTCAGTGGAGGCGGCGTCGACGATATCATCACGATATGGGACGCGGCGACGGGCCGTCCGCTTCGATTCCTTGAAGGGGACTCCTCTTGCGCGGGCGCAGCCGTCGCCTGCAGTCCCGACGGGAAAGTGATTGCCAGCGGCGGATACGACACGATCAAGCTGTGGGATGCCGCGACCGGACTGCCGCTGCGCCCCCTCGAGGGTCACGCCGGCCCGAATGTTAAATCGATCGCTTTCAGCCCCGACGGGAAAGTCATTGCCGGCGGCAGCTATGAGACGATCAAGCTGTGGGACGCCGCGACCGGCAAGCCGTTGCGCGCGCTCGCCGGCCATACCAATTGGATCAATTCAGTCGCCTTCAGCCCGGACGGAAAAGTGCTTCTGAGCGGCAGCGCCGACGCCACGATGAAGCTGTGGCGAACCGACGCCGACACGCCGCTGGCGACGCTCATCTCGCTCGATCAAGAGGATTGGGTCGTCGTCACGCCGGACAACCGCTTCGACACGAAGAGCCTCGAGAACATGGAAGGGCTGCATTGGGTGATGCCCGATGCTCCGTTTACGCCTCTGCCGCTTGAGATCTTCATGCGCGATTACTACGAGCCGCGCTTACTGCCTCGGCTTCTCAAGTGCAGCGAAACCATCGACTTCGAAAGGGAGTTCAAGCCCGTTCGCGACATCTCGACGCTCAATCGCGTTCAGCCTCCCGTGAAGATCGCCCGTGTGTCCGCTTCGGATGCCGAAGGCTATGTGAATGTCACCGTCGAAGTCGGCCCCGGCGAGGACCCCCCTCCGGGCAGCGGCCGGGAGAGCCTGGCCGCGACCGGGGTTTACGATGTGCGCCTGTTCCGTGACGGACAAATGGTCGGCGGATGGCCCCGTGACGGCGCGGAGAAGCTGCTGCAACGCGCGTCGGAAGACGTCCGGGCGACTGAAGCGCTGACTGGTGAAGAGCGGTTCTTGGAAGAACTGCATGATTGGCAACAGGCGACGGAAGTGAAACCGGGCCGCGCGGTCAAGACGGACCCGCGAACGGGAATGATGACGCTGCCGCCCTTGCGCGTGAAGCTGCCGCGAGAGAAAGACGTCTCGTCGATCGAGTTCAGCGCGTACGGATTCAATGAAGACCGGGTCAAGAGCCGGACCGCGAAATGGGCCTGGCCGGACGACGAGACGGCGAAGCTGCCGAAGGCGCAACCCGTCCAACCGCGGGCTTATATCATCGCGGTCGGCGTGAACGCTTACGAAAATCAAGATTTCGATCTGGAGTTCACGGCCGCTGATGCGCGGCGCGTCTCCGACGTGATTGGGGCGAGGCTCACGGCCACGGGCCGGTATGAAGCGGTCATTCCGGTCACCCTGATCTCGGATTATGAAACGAGAGAGAGCCGGAGAATCGTCACGGAGAAGCAAGCCACCAAGGACAAGTTCCACGCCGTGTTGAAGCTTCTTGCGGGACGAAAAGTCGATGGCCGGATGCTCACAGGGATCAAGAATGCGGACCGGCTGCGGCAAGCCACGCCCGATGATCTCGTGCTCATCATGTATTCGAGTCACGGCTACGCCGACCGGGCGGGCCGCTTCTACTTCATTCCCTACGACACCGGTCCGGGCACGGGCAAGGTCTTTACCGCTTCGGTCCGCCGGCACAGCATCTCGAGCGACGAGCTCTCCCTCTGGCTGCAAGACGTTGATGCGGGCGAGATGGTCTTGATCGTAGATGCCTGCCATTCCGCAGCCGCCATCGAAGGCGGCGATTTCAAGCCCGGCCCGATGGGAAGCCGTGGGCTGGGCCAGCTCTCCTACGACAAGGGCATGAAGATCCTGACGGCGACCCAAGCCGATAACGTGGCGCTGGAAAGCACCCTCATCAAACAAGGCTTGTTGACCTACGCGCTCGTCCGCGACGGCATCGAGGCGCGGCAAGCCGATTACAAGCCGAAGGATAGCGTTATCAACATCGGAGAATGGCTGTCTTACGGCGTCGATCGCGTGCCGAAGCTCTATGAAGAATTGCGGGCGGGAAAGATCCAGGACTTCGGAGTCAGCGCCGGGGGGCAGACAAAAATCGTTGTGGCGGGCTCCAGCGGAAAGAGCCGCGGGAAGGCTTTGGAAGAAGTGGCGGCGGAAGCCAAGGCGCAGCAGCCCTCCCTGTTTGATTTCACCCGCAGGCGTCGGGAAGTCGCCTTGGTCAAATAG
- a CDS encoding tetratricopeptide repeat protein, translated as MRRSLLGLLVICSLAVPAALGQTTAKDYYNRGVDRQEKGDLDGALADYTKAIELDQKYALAYNNRGFARQSKGDFDGALADYNLAILFEPKYTLAYINRGNAKQGRGDFDAAIADFSRVVELDPNNFFGYNNRGNARQGKGDFGGAIADYNRAIELDPKYVAAYYYRGAARLEVGDLDGAIADFTRAIGLDPNHANAFYNRGLARYQKRDLDGALADFDKSIEIDPKDPDRYNGRGYTRQARGDLDGAIADYDRAIELDPKDADAYVSRGHIRRVKGEIDAAIADFGRAIEIDPKHALAYNNRGEARRAKGDVDGAIADGSQAIELNPRSAAAYSSRGLARYDKSDWDGAVADFNRAIEINPKYAKAYAGRGDARNGKKDLAGAVADYTKAIDLDARYADAYRSRAWAKIYLNDGAGTYQDASRYLELSGLKDSQAPSAIILGYLGLRKAGGIAAAKAFVEGRLTHVDAQAWPAKIMRFLAGQLNAEQLLALATDKGKLTEAHAYIGEVQMLAADRPGARLHFQWVRDNGSKTRPEYDLALGELKRL; from the coding sequence ATGAGACGATCACTTCTGGGACTGTTGGTCATATGTTCTCTCGCGGTTCCCGCGGCTTTGGGGCAAACGACCGCCAAGGATTATTATAATCGCGGCGTGGATCGGCAGGAAAAGGGCGATCTCGACGGCGCCCTTGCCGACTACACCAAGGCCATTGAGCTGGATCAGAAATATGCCCTGGCCTACAACAACCGCGGCTTTGCCAGGCAAAGCAAGGGCGACTTCGACGGCGCCCTTGCCGACTACAACCTGGCCATCCTGTTCGAGCCGAAGTACACCCTGGCCTATATCAACCGCGGCAATGCCAAGCAGGGCCGGGGCGACTTCGACGCCGCCATCGCCGATTTCAGCCGCGTCGTCGAGCTCGATCCGAATAATTTCTTCGGCTACAACAACCGCGGCAACGCCAGGCAGGGCAAGGGCGATTTCGGCGGCGCCATCGCCGACTACAACCGGGCCATCGAGCTGGATCCGAAGTATGTCGCCGCCTACTACTATCGCGGCGCGGCTCGGCTGGAGGTGGGCGATCTGGACGGAGCGATCGCCGATTTCACCCGTGCGATCGGCTTGGATCCGAACCACGCCAATGCCTTTTACAACCGAGGACTGGCCCGCTATCAAAAAAGAGATTTGGACGGGGCCCTGGCCGATTTCGACAAATCCATCGAGATCGACCCGAAAGACCCCGATCGCTACAACGGCCGAGGCTATACCCGGCAGGCGCGAGGCGATCTCGACGGGGCGATCGCCGATTACGACCGGGCCATCGAGCTCGATCCGAAAGACGCCGATGCGTACGTCAGCCGCGGCCATATCAGAAGGGTGAAAGGCGAGATCGATGCCGCCATCGCCGATTTCGGCCGGGCCATCGAGATCGATCCGAAACATGCCCTGGCCTACAACAACCGCGGCGAGGCGCGACGCGCCAAGGGAGACGTTGACGGCGCGATCGCCGACGGCAGCCAGGCGATCGAGCTGAACCCGCGTTCCGCCGCCGCGTACTCCAGCCGCGGATTGGCTCGCTATGACAAGAGCGACTGGGACGGCGCCGTCGCTGATTTCAACCGGGCGATCGAGATTAATCCGAAATATGCGAAGGCCTATGCCGGCCGCGGCGACGCCCGAAACGGCAAGAAGGACCTGGCCGGCGCCGTCGCCGATTACACCAAAGCCATCGATCTCGACGCCCGATATGCGGACGCCTACCGGTCGCGAGCCTGGGCCAAGATTTATTTGAATGACGGCGCCGGGACTTATCAGGACGCCTCGCGATATCTCGAACTGAGCGGGCTCAAAGACAGCCAGGCTCCGTCAGCGATCATTTTGGGCTACTTGGGCCTGCGAAAAGCGGGGGGCATCGCGGCCGCTAAAGCGTTTGTGGAGGGTCGGCTGACGCACGTCGATGCCCAGGCCTGGCCGGCCAAGATCATGCGGTTCCTGGCCGGCCAATTGAACGCCGAACAATTGCTCGCTTTGGCCACCGATAAGGGCAAACTGACCGAAGCTCACGCGTATATCGGTGAGGTGCAAATGCTGGCCGCCGATCGCCCCGGCGCGCGTCTCCATTTTCAATGGGTCCGGGACAATGGAAGCAAGACGAGGCCCGAATACGATCTGGCCTTGGGGGAGCTCAAGCGTCTTTGA
- a CDS encoding response regulator transcription factor, whose product MKPHGKRPADSGTDTVLVIEDDRALRRGLAMNFELRGFRVLTAADGDEGIRLAFDSGLDLIVLDIMLPGFSGLEILSELRAKGRDVPILILSARGTTDNKIEGLGLGADDYLAKPFALSELFARVEALLRRRRAAKSKNSRLAFDDLIIDLPERRVTLRGLEIGLSAKEFDLLALLAGSPGKAFRRDDILDRVWGFGFDGTARTVDNFILSLRQKIETNPSRPAILKTVRQVGYKFAR is encoded by the coding sequence ATGAAGCCCCACGGAAAACGGCCCGCGGATTCGGGAACCGATACCGTTCTGGTGATCGAGGACGATCGGGCTCTGCGGCGCGGCCTGGCCATGAACTTCGAGCTGCGCGGCTTCCGCGTCCTGACCGCCGCCGACGGCGACGAGGGCATCAGGCTGGCCTTCGATTCCGGCCTGGATCTGATCGTCCTCGACATCATGCTGCCGGGATTCAGCGGCTTGGAGATCCTCTCCGAGCTGCGGGCCAAAGGCCGGGACGTCCCCATCCTGATCCTCTCGGCGCGAGGCACGACCGACAACAAGATCGAAGGGCTGGGGCTGGGAGCCGATGATTACCTGGCCAAGCCTTTCGCGCTTTCCGAGCTGTTCGCCCGTGTCGAAGCGCTGCTGCGGCGGCGGCGGGCGGCAAAGAGCAAAAATTCGCGGCTGGCATTCGACGATCTGATCATCGATCTGCCGGAACGCCGGGTGACGCTCCGGGGCCTGGAAATCGGGCTTTCGGCCAAGGAATTCGATTTGTTGGCCTTGCTGGCCGGATCCCCCGGCAAGGCCTTCCGGCGGGACGATATTCTCGATCGAGTCTGGGGCTTCGGGTTCGACGGCACCGCCCGCACCGTGGACAATTTCATCCTCAGCCTGCGGCAAAAAATCGAAACGAACCCCTCCCGGCCGGCCATCCTCAAGACCGTCCGCCAGGTCGGGTATAAATTCGCTCGCTAG
- a CDS encoding HAMP domain-containing sensor histidine kinase: MATPVTAKLKRINRQTAMTGPLVTLSVGVIVPVFLSASAGILLLILGKSSVSLLFGILVVCFTSAAIGAAIIVVILLGRRARIARLQADLLANVSHELRTPLAAVRMYAESLLSGLLKDDPVRTEESLHLILQQTEWLDAMIDRVLTWRMAARDRDVLNMETASIRPALEEAVLRFTRMTPPAETELSVQIETTLPVRHDRRAIGEIALNLLVNAYKYTGPDKKVRIEARDEDGGVAIAVRDNGIGIPRSVQKKIFDPFYRVDTGLRSKAPGAGLGLAIVQHLVKIHGGKILVESEPGRGSLFTIHLPVAREESPPQ, from the coding sequence ATGGCCACACCGGTAACAGCCAAGCTCAAGCGCATCAACCGGCAGACCGCGATGACCGGCCCGCTGGTGACCCTTTCCGTGGGCGTCATCGTGCCGGTCTTCCTCTCGGCCTCGGCCGGCATTCTTCTGCTCATCCTCGGGAAATCCTCGGTCAGCCTCCTGTTCGGCATCCTGGTCGTCTGCTTCACGTCGGCCGCCATCGGCGCGGCGATCATCGTGGTGATCCTCCTGGGACGCCGGGCCCGCATCGCCCGCTTGCAAGCCGACCTGCTGGCCAACGTCTCGCACGAGCTGCGGACCCCCCTGGCCGCCGTCCGGATGTACGCCGAGTCGCTCTTGAGCGGCCTGCTCAAGGACGACCCGGTCCGGACCGAGGAGAGCCTGCACCTGATCCTTCAGCAGACCGAGTGGCTGGACGCGATGATCGATCGCGTTCTGACTTGGCGCATGGCCGCCCGGGACCGCGATGTCCTCAATATGGAGACGGCCTCCATCCGGCCGGCGCTCGAGGAAGCCGTGCTTCGCTTCACCCGGATGACCCCTCCGGCCGAAACCGAGTTGAGCGTCCAGATCGAGACGACCCTGCCCGTCCGGCACGACCGGCGGGCGATCGGAGAGATTGCTTTAAACCTTCTCGTCAACGCGTACAAGTACACCGGGCCGGACAAAAAGGTCCGGATCGAGGCACGGGATGAAGACGGGGGTGTGGCGATCGCCGTCCGGGATAACGGCATCGGCATCCCGCGGTCCGTCCAGAAGAAGATCTTCGATCCGTTCTACCGCGTGGATACCGGCCTGCGGAGCAAGGCGCCCGGGGCCGGATTGGGGCTGGCGATCGTTCAGCATTTGGTGAAAATACACGGGGGGAAGATTTTAGTGGAATCCGAGCCGGGCCGGGGCAGCCTTTTCACCATCCACCTGCCCGTCGCCCGGGAGGAAAGCCCCCCGCAATGA